The Pseudofrankia inefficax genome window below encodes:
- a CDS encoding bifunctional 3-(3-hydroxy-phenyl)propionate/3-hydroxycinnamic acid hydroxylase translates to MSTQVGTTEPRSLPPDEAIDVAVVGAGPTGLMIANLLGLHGLRVRVIEAGPALIDFPRGVGMDDETLRTFQTAGLVERVLPHTIPHQLLVFVDAKQRDLARLAPPQADFGWPRRNGFVQPLADRVLLDGLARFDDVEIQFSSRVTDVAQDADGVSLTIETPDGEQTLRAAFAVGADGGSSATRKALGLGFEGTSSAANWFVIDVRNDPLGRPGAYVCCDPRRPYVSISIPHGIRRFEFMLKAGETEADAMTDEFLARLLEPIVPASAKVDIIRRRVYTHHSRLAEHFRSGRVFLIGDAAHLMPVWQGQGYNSGIRDALNLSWKIAMVHRGLAADHVLDTYESERHDHAKAMIDLSTRVGKAVSVTNRFGALARDLFFRSLSAIPKAKTYIVTMKFKPMPTMREGALTRVGSVSEPSPVGRLFIQPTVSTRAVPSTKLDDALGPWFALIAWNNDPRQILDDDARRRLARSGVRVVEARPATQLHWNAPAADGTTLDGTAPDDSVLVVGDLDGSLKRWFDAHPESVLLVRPDRIVGGASPAHAASEMVRAFDAAVGAPDPRPATVGGNAVAGNAVGGNA, encoded by the coding sequence GTGTCCACGCAGGTCGGCACGACAGAGCCCCGCTCCTTGCCACCCGATGAGGCGATCGACGTCGCCGTCGTCGGCGCGGGCCCGACCGGGTTGATGATCGCCAACCTGCTCGGCCTGCACGGGCTGCGTGTCCGGGTCATCGAGGCCGGGCCCGCGCTGATCGACTTCCCGCGCGGCGTCGGCATGGACGACGAGACGCTGCGGACGTTCCAGACCGCCGGCCTGGTCGAGCGCGTGCTGCCGCACACCATCCCGCACCAGTTGCTGGTCTTCGTCGACGCCAAGCAGCGCGACCTGGCCCGGCTCGCGCCCCCGCAGGCGGACTTCGGCTGGCCGCGGCGCAACGGCTTCGTCCAGCCGCTGGCCGACCGGGTGCTGCTCGACGGGCTGGCCCGCTTCGACGACGTCGAGATCCAGTTCTCCTCCCGGGTCACCGACGTCGCGCAGGACGCGGACGGGGTGAGCCTGACGATCGAGACCCCGGACGGCGAGCAGACGCTGCGGGCGGCCTTCGCCGTAGGCGCGGACGGCGGGAGCAGCGCGACCCGCAAGGCGCTCGGCCTGGGCTTCGAGGGCACGTCGTCGGCCGCGAACTGGTTCGTCATCGACGTGCGCAACGACCCGCTCGGCCGGCCCGGCGCCTACGTCTGCTGCGACCCGCGGCGCCCGTACGTCTCGATCAGCATCCCGCACGGCATCCGGCGCTTCGAGTTCATGCTCAAGGCCGGCGAGACCGAGGCCGACGCGATGACCGACGAGTTCCTCGCCAGGCTGCTGGAGCCGATCGTCCCGGCCAGCGCGAAGGTCGACATCATCCGCCGGCGCGTCTACACCCACCACTCCCGGCTGGCCGAGCACTTCCGCTCGGGCCGGGTCTTCCTCATCGGCGACGCGGCGCACCTGATGCCCGTGTGGCAGGGGCAGGGCTACAACAGCGGCATCCGGGACGCGCTGAACCTGTCCTGGAAGATCGCGATGGTGCACCGGGGCCTGGCCGCGGACCATGTCCTCGACACGTACGAGTCCGAGCGGCACGACCACGCGAAGGCGATGATCGACCTTTCGACCCGGGTGGGGAAGGCGGTCTCCGTCACCAACCGGTTCGGCGCGCTCGCGCGTGACCTCTTCTTCCGGTCGCTCTCGGCGATCCCGAAGGCGAAGACCTACATCGTGACGATGAAGTTCAAGCCGATGCCGACGATGCGCGAGGGCGCGCTGACCAGGGTCGGGTCGGTGAGCGAGCCGAGCCCGGTCGGGCGCCTGTTCATCCAGCCGACCGTGAGCACCCGCGCCGTACCCTCGACCAAGCTCGACGACGCGCTCGGCCCGTGGTTCGCGCTCATCGCCTGGAACAACGACCCGCGCCAGATCCTGGACGACGACGCGCGGCGGCGGCTGGCCCGCAGCGGGGTCCGCGTGGTGGAGGCGCGCCCCGCGACGCAGCTGCACTGGAACGCCCCGGCGGCCGACGGCACGACTTTGGACGGCACCGCCCCCGACGACTCGGTGCTGGTGGTCGGCGACCTGGACGGCTCACTCAAGCGCTGGTTCGACGCGCACCCCGAGTCCGTGCTGCTGGTCCGCCCGGACCGCATCGTGGGTGGCGCGAGCCCGGCCCACGCCGCGTCCGAGATGGTCCGGGCCTTCGACGCCGCGGTCGGGGCTCCCGACCCGCGGCCCGCCACCGTTGGAGGGAACGCTGTGGCTGGGAACGCTGTGGGAGGGAACGCATGA
- a CDS encoding CaiB/BaiF CoA transferase family protein, with amino-acid sequence MHALDGVKVLDLGTFIAGPFCATVLGEFGAEVVKVERPGGGDHLRRFGTDTECGDTLVWLSEARNKRSVTINFADPRGLELVRELIAWADIVIENFRPGVMEKWGLGPEAVQEINPRAIMLRVSAYGQSGPLRDLPGFARIAHAFSGLAYLAGEPDRVPVTPGSTSLADYMTGMYGVIGVLMALRARDATGRGQVVDIALFETIFRALDELAPAYQRYGYVRERMGADTVNVVPHSHYRTADDQYVAIACSHDDMFRRLALAMGRPELSAPDRFGPKQNRLAARDEVNKIVAEWVGSLTCDEVVTRCRAQDVPAGKVNSIADIFADPQYAHRGTITTQESRIGPLAVPGVVPTLSETPGEIRWLGPELGAHTDGVLDEILGRSVEEITQLRADGVV; translated from the coding sequence ATGCACGCGCTCGACGGCGTCAAGGTTCTCGATCTCGGCACGTTCATCGCCGGGCCCTTCTGCGCCACGGTGCTGGGGGAGTTCGGGGCTGAGGTAGTCAAGGTCGAGCGTCCCGGTGGCGGTGACCACCTGCGTCGCTTCGGCACCGACACTGAGTGTGGCGACACGCTGGTCTGGCTGTCCGAGGCGCGGAACAAGCGGTCGGTCACGATCAACTTCGCCGACCCGCGTGGCCTGGAGCTGGTCCGCGAGCTGATCGCCTGGGCCGACATCGTCATCGAGAACTTCCGTCCCGGGGTCATGGAGAAGTGGGGCCTCGGCCCGGAGGCGGTCCAGGAGATCAACCCGCGGGCGATCATGCTGCGGGTCTCCGCCTACGGCCAGAGCGGGCCGCTGCGTGACCTGCCGGGCTTCGCCCGGATCGCGCACGCGTTCTCGGGGCTGGCCTACCTCGCCGGCGAGCCGGACCGGGTACCGGTCACCCCCGGCTCCACCTCGCTGGCCGACTACATGACCGGGATGTACGGCGTCATCGGGGTGCTGATGGCGCTGCGGGCCCGGGACGCCACCGGCCGCGGCCAGGTCGTCGACATCGCGCTGTTCGAGACGATCTTCCGGGCGCTCGACGAGCTCGCCCCGGCCTACCAGAGGTACGGCTACGTCCGGGAGCGGATGGGCGCGGACACGGTCAACGTCGTCCCGCACAGCCACTACCGGACCGCCGACGACCAGTACGTCGCGATCGCCTGCTCCCACGACGACATGTTCCGCCGGCTCGCGCTCGCGATGGGTCGCCCCGAGCTGTCCGCGCCGGACCGGTTCGGGCCGAAGCAGAACCGGCTCGCGGCCCGCGACGAGGTCAACAAGATCGTGGCGGAGTGGGTCGGCTCGCTGACCTGCGACGAGGTCGTGACCCGCTGCCGCGCGCAGGACGTGCCGGCCGGCAAGGTCAACTCGATCGCCGACATCTTCGCCGACCCGCAGTACGCCCACCGCGGGACGATCACCACCCAGGAGTCCCGGATCGGCCCGCTCGCCGTGCCCGGGGTGGTGCCGACGCTGTCCGAGACGCCCGGCGAGATCCGCTGGCTGGGCCCCGAGCTCGGTGCGCACACCGACGGCGTCCTCGACGAGATCCTCGGCCGCTCGGTCGAGGAGATCACCCAGCTGCGCGCGGACGGCGTGGTCTAG
- a CDS encoding aromatic ring-hydroxylating oxygenase subunit alpha: protein MSSIDKLATGREKYTLDYPELGTGPVSYEDSISEEFFEAEREAIFKRTWLKVGRIEQLPRNGTFFTRELKGLGSIVISRHTDGKVYALHNICAHRGNKVVWQEHPAEESKGSARQFQCKYHGWRYGLDGKCSYVTKRDQFFDSLPDDELGMPQLQCEVFAGFIFVNFSPDAPPLREFLGEKLVRELECWPYEKFTNHWSFRTYVKGNWKIGIDALLEWYHPAYVHGRFLDVDVNQAEKLVPPMDSYHYDLFAPHMLTSVPGPPPLKKKQGSVGPPERNEDWIYKLFRAGLFGPDDLREDLGYLTPERNPGEVRYWSNDQYWLFPNLSIQLWGRGYVITYQYIPDSVGGHNYEVDIYFPEPKTASERLAQEVVVDSTIEFAMQDTNTVEASYSALANRALQQFHLSDMELMIRQFHHVVRQAVAAHQAGNDK, encoded by the coding sequence ATGTCCAGCATCGACAAGCTGGCTACCGGCCGCGAGAAGTACACGCTGGATTACCCGGAGCTTGGCACCGGACCGGTCAGCTACGAGGACTCGATCTCCGAGGAGTTCTTCGAGGCCGAGCGTGAGGCCATCTTCAAGCGGACCTGGCTGAAGGTCGGCCGGATCGAGCAGCTGCCGCGCAACGGCACGTTCTTCACCCGCGAGCTCAAGGGCCTCGGCTCGATCGTGATCAGCCGCCACACCGACGGCAAGGTCTACGCGCTGCACAACATCTGCGCCCACCGCGGCAACAAGGTGGTCTGGCAGGAGCACCCGGCCGAGGAGTCCAAGGGCTCGGCCCGCCAGTTCCAGTGCAAGTACCACGGCTGGCGCTACGGGCTCGACGGCAAGTGCAGCTACGTCACCAAGCGGGACCAGTTCTTCGACTCGCTGCCCGACGACGAGCTGGGCATGCCGCAGCTGCAGTGCGAGGTCTTCGCCGGCTTCATCTTCGTGAACTTCTCCCCGGACGCCCCGCCGCTGCGCGAGTTCCTCGGCGAGAAGCTCGTCCGTGAGCTGGAGTGCTGGCCGTACGAGAAGTTCACGAACCACTGGTCGTTCCGGACCTACGTCAAGGGCAACTGGAAGATCGGCATCGACGCGCTGCTGGAGTGGTACCACCCGGCCTACGTGCACGGCCGTTTCCTCGACGTCGACGTGAACCAGGCCGAGAAGCTCGTCCCCCCGATGGACAGCTACCACTACGACCTGTTCGCGCCGCACATGCTGACCTCGGTGCCCGGCCCGCCGCCGCTGAAGAAGAAGCAGGGCTCCGTCGGCCCGCCCGAGCGCAACGAGGACTGGATCTACAAGCTGTTCCGCGCCGGCCTGTTCGGCCCGGACGACCTGCGCGAGGACCTCGGGTACCTCACGCCGGAGCGCAACCCGGGCGAGGTCCGGTACTGGAGCAACGACCAGTACTGGCTGTTCCCGAACCTGTCGATCCAGCTGTGGGGCCGCGGCTACGTCATCACCTACCAGTACATCCCGGACTCGGTGGGCGGCCACAACTACGAGGTCGACATCTACTTCCCCGAGCCGAAGACCGCCTCCGAGCGCCTCGCCCAGGAGGTCGTGGTCGACTCGACCATCGAGTTCGCCATGCAGGACACGAACACGGTCGAGGCGTCCTACTCGGCGCTGGCCAACCGGGCGCTGCAGCAGTTCCACCTGTCCGACATGGAGCTGATGATCCGCCAGTTCCACCACGTCGTCCGCCAGGCCGTCGCCGCCCACCAGGCCGGCAACGACAAGTAA
- a CDS encoding SDR family NAD(P)-dependent oxidoreductase: MGRLDGKVAIVTGAGSGIGKASALLFAREGARVVCADRNGSEKATAAEIGADAVAVQVDVAVGEQVANLVDTAVRTFGKLDVLFNNAGISGPSGLIHELDEEILDQLLAVNIKGVFFGIKYAVPRMLENGGGSIINTASNAGMVGWKGKAGYSAAKGGVVLLTKSAALDYAKSGIRVNAICPGMTWTGMAEAQAPAPPQDIKVPNPMARFGRPSELAAAALFLASDESSYMTGVAMPVDGGYVAR, from the coding sequence GTGGGACGGCTCGACGGCAAGGTGGCGATCGTGACCGGCGCCGGTTCGGGAATCGGCAAGGCGTCCGCGCTGCTCTTCGCGCGGGAAGGCGCCAGGGTCGTCTGCGCGGACCGGAACGGCTCGGAGAAGGCCACGGCCGCCGAGATAGGCGCCGACGCCGTCGCGGTTCAGGTGGACGTGGCCGTAGGCGAGCAGGTCGCGAACCTGGTCGACACCGCGGTCCGCACCTTCGGCAAGCTCGACGTGCTTTTCAACAACGCCGGGATCTCCGGTCCGTCCGGGCTCATCCACGAGCTCGACGAGGAGATCCTGGACCAGCTGCTCGCGGTGAACATCAAGGGCGTGTTCTTCGGCATCAAGTACGCCGTGCCCAGGATGCTGGAGAACGGCGGTGGGTCGATCATCAATACGGCCTCGAACGCCGGCATGGTCGGCTGGAAGGGCAAGGCCGGCTACTCGGCGGCCAAGGGTGGCGTCGTGCTGCTGACGAAGTCGGCCGCGCTCGACTACGCGAAGTCCGGCATCCGGGTGAACGCGATCTGCCCCGGCATGACCTGGACGGGAATGGCCGAAGCGCAGGCGCCCGCGCCGCCGCAGGACATCAAGGTGCCGAACCCGATGGCCCGCTTCGGGCGGCCCAGCGAGCTCGCCGCGGCCGCACTGTTCCTCGCCAGCGACGAGTCCTCCTACATGACCGGCGTGGCGATGCCCGTAGACGGCGGCTACGTCGCCCGCTGA
- a CDS encoding class I adenylate-forming enzyme family protein gives MPTDASQPWLARYPAGIDPTPKIAHASVVEAWQARVTANPARPAVRYFDGSLSAAELDAHADAMAAELQARGVERGDRVGIYLQNVPYYPISLLAIWKAGATAVPLNPMYQGPELRRLIEDSGTRGVIVARGTDLETRASLAGTAVGWLLSASSRDFQTRDDPRVFTGPGEPEPSPDGDLGAILVARAGQRPRPVDVDLDDTAFITYTSGTTGPPKGALNTHRNFLHSVQNYAGWLELEPGDVSFAIAPLFHITGLSLNAGIALLNDATLSMSGRFDPAVVLDAFREHEVTTTIGSITAFNAFFRVPAAGPEYFTTIRRLYSGGAPIPPSTIDAFRARFGPYLHNIWGMTETTGGGIAVPPGAAAPVHQPSGTLSIGVPMQNVDVEIIDAEGTPLPPGTEGELVFTAPQVIPGYWRNPEATAHALPGGRLHTGDVAVMDADGWIYLVDRIKDQINTSGFKVWPREVEDVLYEHPAVFEAAVVGVPDEYRGEAVAAYVSLRDGAAASEQELVDFARERLAAYKRPRSVVIIPALPKTATGKIQRAALRERPAAGSR, from the coding sequence ATGCCGACCGATGCCTCGCAGCCGTGGCTGGCCCGCTACCCCGCGGGGATCGATCCCACGCCGAAGATCGCCCACGCGTCGGTCGTCGAGGCGTGGCAGGCCCGGGTCACCGCCAACCCCGCCCGTCCGGCGGTGCGGTACTTCGACGGCTCGCTCAGCGCGGCCGAACTCGACGCGCACGCGGACGCCATGGCCGCCGAGTTACAGGCGCGGGGCGTCGAGCGGGGCGACCGGGTCGGCATCTACTTACAGAACGTGCCGTACTACCCGATCAGCCTGCTGGCGATCTGGAAGGCCGGCGCCACGGCCGTCCCGCTCAACCCGATGTACCAGGGGCCGGAGTTACGGCGTCTGATCGAGGACTCGGGCACCCGCGGGGTGATCGTCGCCCGGGGCACCGACCTGGAGACCCGCGCGTCGCTCGCCGGCACCGCCGTCGGCTGGCTGCTGTCCGCCTCGTCGCGCGACTTCCAGACCCGCGACGACCCACGCGTCTTCACCGGGCCCGGTGAACCGGAGCCGTCACCCGACGGCGATCTCGGCGCCATCCTGGTCGCCCGCGCGGGCCAGCGCCCGCGGCCCGTCGACGTCGACCTCGACGACACCGCGTTCATCACCTACACCTCCGGGACCACCGGCCCGCCCAAGGGCGCGCTGAACACCCACCGCAACTTCCTGCACTCGGTGCAGAACTACGCCGGCTGGCTGGAGCTCGAACCCGGCGACGTCTCCTTCGCCATCGCGCCGCTGTTCCACATCACCGGGCTCTCGCTCAACGCCGGCATCGCGCTGCTGAACGACGCGACGCTCAGCATGAGCGGCCGTTTCGATCCCGCCGTCGTCCTCGACGCGTTCCGCGAGCACGAAGTGACGACGACGATCGGCTCGATCACCGCCTTCAACGCGTTCTTCCGGGTCCCGGCGGCCGGCCCCGAGTACTTCACGACGATCAGGCGGCTCTACTCCGGCGGCGCGCCCATCCCGCCGTCGACGATCGACGCCTTCCGCGCCCGCTTCGGCCCCTACCTGCACAACATCTGGGGGATGACCGAGACGACGGGCGGCGGGATCGCCGTGCCGCCAGGCGCCGCCGCTCCCGTGCACCAGCCGAGCGGCACCCTCTCGATCGGCGTCCCGATGCAGAACGTCGACGTCGAGATCATCGACGCCGAGGGCACCCCGCTGCCGCCCGGCACCGAGGGCGAGCTGGTCTTCACCGCGCCGCAGGTGATCCCCGGGTACTGGCGCAATCCCGAGGCGACGGCGCACGCGCTGCCCGGCGGCCGGCTGCACACCGGCGACGTCGCCGTGATGGACGCGGACGGCTGGATCTACCTCGTCGACCGGATCAAGGACCAGATCAACACCTCGGGCTTCAAGGTCTGGCCGCGCGAGGTGGAGGACGTCCTCTACGAGCACCCGGCGGTCTTCGAGGCGGCGGTGGTCGGGGTGCCGGACGAGTACCGGGGGGAGGCGGTCGCCGCCTACGTCTCGCTACGCGACGGCGCGGCGGCCAGCGAGCAGGAGCTCGTCGACTTCGCCAGGGAACGCCTCGCCGCGTACAAGCGCCCGCGCAGTGTCGTCATCATTCCGGCGTTGCCGAAGACCGCGACCGGGAAGATCCAGCGAGCCGCGCTGCGGGAACGGCCAGCGGCTGGATCGCGCTAG
- a CDS encoding TIGR03621 family F420-dependent LLM class oxidoreductase produces the protein MVRPFRFAVQGTKAKSGAEWRDLAQEAEDLGYSTLFVADHYLGGGPANRAASMPPQHLAPISSMAMAAAVTTTLRVGCRVFCADYHVPAALVKEAATIDLLSDGRMEFGIGAGWNEIEFDAMGLTYLPAPRRIDKLVEVVALAKAHWSGEPIELDGQHVKVSGYRGLPLPVQQPRPPIMVGGGKKRILSFAAREADIVSISNTPFVAINEDGLTPSEELARRVGYVRAAAGDRLEQLDIEGSPWFAEITTDTVEATERIAGWAQTTPEVIAAHPNVLLGTLDEIIERLVERREAFGVNYVSVQQGQLRTFAPIVAALAGK, from the coding sequence ATGGTCCGCCCGTTCCGCTTTGCCGTCCAGGGGACCAAGGCCAAGTCCGGCGCCGAGTGGCGCGACCTGGCCCAGGAGGCCGAGGACCTCGGGTACTCGACCCTGTTCGTGGCCGACCACTATCTGGGCGGAGGGCCGGCGAACCGGGCTGCGAGCATGCCGCCGCAGCACCTCGCCCCGATCAGCTCGATGGCGATGGCCGCGGCCGTCACCACGACGCTGCGGGTGGGCTGCCGGGTCTTCTGCGCCGACTACCACGTTCCCGCCGCACTGGTGAAGGAGGCGGCGACGATCGACCTGCTCTCCGACGGCCGGATGGAGTTCGGCATCGGCGCGGGCTGGAACGAGATCGAGTTCGACGCGATGGGGCTGACCTACCTGCCCGCGCCGCGCCGCATCGACAAGCTCGTCGAGGTCGTAGCGCTGGCCAAGGCGCACTGGTCCGGCGAGCCGATCGAGCTGGACGGCCAGCACGTCAAGGTCTCCGGCTACCGCGGCCTCCCGTTGCCGGTCCAGCAGCCGCGGCCCCCGATCATGGTCGGTGGCGGCAAGAAGCGCATCCTGTCGTTCGCCGCCCGCGAGGCCGACATCGTGAGCATCTCGAACACGCCGTTCGTCGCGATCAACGAGGACGGGCTGACCCCCTCCGAGGAGCTCGCCCGCCGGGTCGGGTACGTACGAGCGGCCGCGGGCGACCGCCTGGAGCAGCTCGACATCGAGGGCTCGCCATGGTTCGCCGAGATCACCACGGACACCGTCGAGGCCACGGAGCGGATCGCGGGCTGGGCGCAGACCACCCCCGAGGTCATCGCGGCGCATCCGAACGTGCTACTCGGCACCCTCGACGAGATCATCGAGCGGCTTGTCGAGCGCCGGGAGGCCTTCGGCGTGAACTATGTCAGCGTCCAGCAGGGCCAGCTGCGGACGTTCGCGCCCATCGTCGCCGCGCTGGCCGGGAAGTAA
- a CDS encoding ABC transporter substrate-binding protein, giving the protein MIRKPRTVLAAAAAVATVLLAAGCGSSGSGGSTAGATGAATNKTITVGVIADMTGAAASGNKSVVEGVKAGTYYASRNGYTIKYIVGDTATNPATALAVAQKFVTQDHVFAVLANSSLLFAAAPYLTAHNVPVIGAAEDGPEWITSKNMYSIFGALQTTKVATTMGKFFKMEGVTSLGVAAYSLPIASESGAAAAASAEAAGIKVGYLNAKVTLGSDVAPIVLAMKNAKVDGIVMQMDPDTAFGIIKGLRDQGVNLKAALLPTGYGGDLLQAGPGALAAAQNVYFLSGYELMEMGTPATKSFAADLKSAGVNGTPAYGMYNGYVSVGLLVQGLKAAGANPTSASLLTALSGIHDFTALGLYGSHKLDINDRENIVAGADNCQWIAKLEGSTFKPVPNAIPVCGDIVPGKTVSAAT; this is encoded by the coding sequence GTGATCCGTAAGCCCAGGACTGTCCTCGCCGCCGCGGCGGCCGTCGCGACGGTGCTCTTAGCGGCAGGCTGTGGCTCGTCGGGCTCGGGCGGTTCCACCGCCGGCGCGACCGGTGCGGCCACGAACAAGACCATCACTGTCGGCGTCATCGCCGACATGACCGGCGCCGCGGCCTCCGGCAACAAGTCTGTTGTCGAAGGCGTCAAGGCCGGGACGTACTACGCGTCCCGCAACGGGTACACGATCAAGTACATCGTCGGTGACACCGCCACGAACCCGGCGACCGCGCTTGCGGTCGCGCAGAAGTTCGTCACGCAGGACCACGTCTTCGCGGTCCTCGCCAACTCGTCTCTTTTGTTCGCGGCCGCGCCCTACCTGACCGCGCACAACGTGCCGGTTATCGGCGCCGCCGAGGACGGCCCCGAGTGGATCACGTCGAAGAACATGTACTCGATCTTCGGCGCGCTCCAGACCACCAAGGTCGCGACGACCATGGGCAAGTTCTTCAAGATGGAGGGCGTCACCAGCCTCGGCGTCGCCGCCTACTCGCTCCCGATCGCCTCGGAGTCCGGCGCGGCCGCCGCGGCCTCGGCGGAGGCCGCCGGGATCAAGGTCGGCTACCTGAACGCGAAGGTCACCCTCGGCTCCGACGTCGCGCCGATCGTGCTCGCGATGAAGAACGCCAAGGTCGACGGAATCGTCATGCAGATGGACCCGGACACCGCGTTCGGAATCATCAAGGGCCTGCGTGACCAGGGCGTGAACCTGAAGGCCGCGCTGCTGCCCACCGGCTACGGCGGCGACCTGCTCCAGGCCGGTCCGGGCGCGCTCGCCGCGGCCCAGAACGTCTACTTCCTCTCCGGCTACGAGTTGATGGAGATGGGGACGCCGGCGACCAAGTCGTTCGCGGCCGACCTGAAGAGCGCGGGCGTCAACGGCACCCCCGCCTACGGCATGTACAACGGGTACGTCTCGGTCGGCCTGCTCGTCCAGGGGCTCAAGGCCGCCGGCGCGAACCCGACGTCGGCCTCGCTGCTGACGGCCCTGTCCGGTATCCACGACTTCACTGCCCTTGGTCTCTACGGCAGCCACAAGCTGGACATCAACGACCGCGAGAACATCGTGGCCGGTGCGGACAACTGCCAGTGGATCGCGAAGCTGGAGGGCAGCACCTTCAAGCCGGTGCCGAACGCCATCCCGGTCTGCGGCGACATCGTCCCGGGCAAGACGGTCTCCGCGGCTACCTGA
- a CDS encoding TauD/TfdA dioxygenase family protein: MSITKTKITPTTGVEISGLSGSALVDRAVADDTLAALDAGGVVIFREANVDDAELVAFSRLLGEVVPPKYGKVKGHPEVQAITRDASKSNMAAYREATFWWHFDGSTDTLPDKYTLLTAREVSGDDDGDTEFANTYAAYDSLTDEEKAELAGLRVVHSFENSQRNVYPNPSPEEKAVWDRIPSREHPLVWHRRSGRRSLLLGATAGEVVGVAPGEARPLLDRLLERATAPEFVVRHKWQRGDLVIWDNTGMLHRAMPYGEGSSRLMHRTSIVGDEAIA, encoded by the coding sequence GTGAGTATTACCAAGACAAAGATCACGCCGACGACCGGCGTGGAGATCTCCGGTCTGTCCGGCTCCGCGCTGGTCGACCGGGCGGTCGCCGACGACACCCTGGCCGCCCTGGACGCGGGCGGCGTCGTGATCTTCCGGGAGGCGAACGTCGACGACGCCGAGCTGGTGGCGTTCAGCCGCCTGCTCGGCGAGGTGGTGCCGCCGAAGTACGGCAAGGTCAAGGGCCACCCGGAAGTCCAGGCGATCACTCGCGACGCGTCGAAGAGCAACATGGCGGCGTACCGCGAGGCGACGTTCTGGTGGCACTTCGACGGCTCGACGGACACCCTGCCGGACAAGTACACGCTGCTCACCGCGCGAGAGGTCTCCGGCGACGACGACGGCGACACCGAGTTCGCCAACACCTACGCGGCCTACGACTCGCTCACTGACGAGGAGAAGGCCGAGCTGGCGGGCCTGCGGGTGGTGCACAGCTTCGAGAACTCGCAGCGCAACGTCTACCCGAACCCGAGTCCTGAGGAGAAGGCGGTCTGGGACCGTATCCCGTCCCGCGAACATCCTCTCGTCTGGCATCGGCGCAGCGGCCGGCGGTCGCTGCTGCTCGGCGCCACCGCCGGCGAGGTCGTCGGGGTGGCCCCCGGGGAGGCCCGGCCGCTGCTGGATCGGCTGCTGGAACGAGCGACCGCGCCCGAGTTTGTGGTACGCCATAAGTGGCAGCGTGGCGACCTGGTCATCTGGGACAACACGGGCATGCTGCATCGGGCGATGCCCTACGGCGAAGGCTCCAGCCGGCTGATGCATCGCACCTCGATCGTCGGCGACGAAGCCATCGCCTGA
- a CDS encoding SDR family NAD(P)-dependent oxidoreductase, with the protein MTERRTALVTGGGSGIGRACAHRLAADGFAVAVLDLNSDTTKQVAEEIIEAGHEAIAVGGVDVSDRAAVNAAVESVRTQLGPVLALVNSAGITGFREFLKISDASWDKIIAVNLSGPFYLSQAVLPDMIAAHWGRIVNISSSSAQGGQQYMAHYVSSKAGLIGMTKSLALEFGEHGVTVNTIPPGFVDTPMMRESERRGMFGGSVEDHEKKTPVRRAGKPEDIAAATSFLCRDEAGYITGQVIGVNGGRNT; encoded by the coding sequence GTGACCGAACGACGAACGGCGCTCGTCACCGGCGGTGGCTCGGGAATCGGGCGTGCGTGCGCCCACCGGCTCGCCGCGGATGGCTTCGCGGTGGCTGTCCTGGATCTCAACTCCGACACGACCAAGCAGGTGGCCGAGGAGATCATCGAGGCCGGCCACGAGGCGATCGCCGTCGGCGGGGTCGACGTGTCCGACCGGGCCGCCGTGAACGCCGCGGTCGAGAGTGTCCGCACGCAGCTCGGACCGGTCCTGGCCCTGGTCAACAGCGCGGGCATCACCGGGTTCAGGGAGTTCCTGAAGATCAGTGACGCCTCCTGGGACAAGATTATCGCGGTGAACCTGTCCGGCCCGTTCTACCTGTCCCAGGCGGTTCTTCCCGACATGATCGCCGCGCACTGGGGCCGGATCGTGAACATCTCGTCCTCCTCGGCCCAGGGCGGCCAGCAGTACATGGCGCACTACGTGTCCTCCAAGGCCGGCCTGATCGGTATGACGAAGTCGCTCGCGCTGGAGTTCGGCGAGCACGGCGTCACCGTGAACACGATTCCGCCGGGCTTCGTCGACACGCCGATGATGCGTGAGTCCGAGCGTCGCGGCATGTTCGGCGGAAGCGTGGAGGACCACGAGAAGAAGACGCCGGTGCGCCGGGCCGGAAAGCCCGAGGACATCGCGGCGGCCACCTCGTTCCTGTGCCGTGACGAGGCCGGTTACATCACCGGCCAGGTCATCGGCGTCAACGGCGGCCGCAACACCTGA